One genomic window of Bremerella sp. JC817 includes the following:
- the rimI gene encoding ribosomal protein S18-alanine N-acetyltransferase, with amino-acid sequence MSQVSQRTLPVHIRWMIRRDMQEVLDIESLSFEYAWSEEEFVKCLRERNCIGMVAEHEDRIAGYMIYEILNTRLHLLNLAVAPSMRRFGVGRQMIGKLVSKLTHRRRRQILLEVRETNLNAQKFFRSLDFKAISLLKDFYEDTTEDAYLMQYKQQQEAGGFTPVNRIARLAS; translated from the coding sequence ATGAGTCAAGTCAGTCAACGAACCTTACCTGTTCATATCCGTTGGATGATTCGCCGCGATATGCAAGAGGTTCTCGATATTGAAAGTCTCAGCTTCGAATATGCCTGGAGCGAAGAAGAGTTCGTGAAGTGCCTTCGCGAGCGAAACTGCATCGGCATGGTTGCCGAGCATGAAGATCGCATCGCAGGCTACATGATCTACGAGATTCTGAACACTCGGCTGCATCTATTGAACCTGGCAGTGGCTCCTTCGATGCGACGCTTTGGCGTTGGTCGTCAGATGATCGGCAAGCTGGTCTCGAAATTGACCCACCGTCGTCGCCGCCAGATTCTGCTGGAAGTTCGTGAGACGAACCTCAACGCGCAAAAGTTCTTCCGCAGCCTCGACTTCAAAGCGATCTCGCTTCTGAAGGACTTCTACGAGGACACGACCGAAGATGCCTACCTGATGCAGTACAAGCAGCAGCAGGAAGCAGGCGGATTCACCCCCGTCAATCGTATCGCTCGTCTGGCCAGCTAA